The Metamycoplasma subdolum DNA window TATATCAAATTAATAAAACAAATGAAGTCAATATCAAAAGTAAAAACATTGAATAAAGAAAAAACAAACTTTTTGATTTTGTTGATTCTTTTTTATGTTTTTCATACATCTTTTTTAAAAAAATTCTTTCTTCTTCCAATCCATTCTCCTATTAATTAAATTTTATCAAAGTAAAGGTTAATCAAAGATTAATCATTTTTTAGTGAAAACTTTTTGATTTCAACAAGATTTATTGCTTCATCTTCAAGTTCACTTAATTTATCAAGTTCTTTTTCAAGCCTTAATGCTTCTTCAATGTTTGGTCTAGTAACTGGCGATTTAGGGGCGAAAAGTTCACAGGTTTCACATGCTTTTATTAATGAAATATTAAAAGTATTTATCGCTTTTGCTTTTTCAATTATTTCAAGCTTATCATATGTTAAAAGTGGACGAAAAATTGGTAAATCTACTACTTGAGAAATAGTGTGAATTGATTCTAAAGTTTGACTGGCAACTTGAGCTAAATTTTCGCCATTTGAAAGTGCTTTGATTTCATATTTTTTGGCAATATTTTGAGCAATTCTGTAAAAACTTCTTCTCATTAAAGTTATCTTATATTTTTGATTTGAAACAAGAGAAAGATAGTTCATAACTTTTGAATAATTAATTTGAAATAGTAATGAATTACCTTGATAATGAGTTAAATTTTCAATAATTTGATCAACTTTTTCTACTGTTTTTTTATCAGTTTGTGGTGGGGTAATAAAGTTAATAAAATATACTTTCAACCCTCTTTTTTGTAATAAATTTGCTGCTACAGGTGAATCAATCCCGCCGCTAATTAAATGTAAAACTTTGCCTGCGGTATTAACCGGCATGCCACCAAGGCCTTGAATATAATCACTAAAAATAAAGGTTCTAGCATCTCTTACTTCAATATAAAATTTGATGTCGGGACTAGTTAAATTGACTGATTTATTTTTAAAATTTTTAAGTATTTGTTCGCCTAAAACTTTGTTAAGTTCATTGCTAGTTAAATCAAATTTTTTATCATGTCTTCTGCTTGCTATTGCAAAAGAATTAAAACTCTTCGTTTTTGCAAATTTCACTAATTCTTGTTTGATTATTTCAAGATCCGTTTCAACCTCTATAGCTGGTGAGTAAGAACTTATTCCAAAAATGAATTTTAGACTTTCCAAATTTTGGTTTGAATAAGTTGCAAATGCTCTATCAAATTCAACTTTGAGTTCGTCTTTTTTAATATATAAAAGTAAGTTATCTTTTAGGGTTTTAATAAAATCTTTTTTATTTTCACCTTTTAAAGTTAACTCACCATATCTTATTAGAATTTTTGTATACATTTTTCTCCTAGTTTAATTCACTACTTATATAATTTTGTATTTGTTTTATTGCACCTAAAATATTGTTATTTTCAAGACATGAAATTAATACTTCATAAAGATTTTCTAATTGCTTATGGCTGCTAATTAGTGGACTTATTTTTTCAATAGTTTCTTCTACTATTTTTCTTCCTTCAATCAACATAGTAAATTCTAAAATTATTTTTTTATATAGCAATTCACATATTCTAAAATTTTCATTGCTTGTATCAATGTTTTTCTCTTTTATGTTTTTGAAAATTTCGCTTCTATAATGTTGAATTTTAGAAATTGATTGTTCTTGTTTTTCACTCAATGTCAATTCAAGTTCTTGAATCATTGCAAGCTTTGATAAATAGATTTTTTCTAAAGTTTCAATTATTATTTTACCTTGTTTTTGAACATTTTTTTCTTGTCTGATATTATTAATTAATTCAGTCTGTTTTTTGAAAATTGATTCATAAAATTCAATAGTTTTTTTGACAGAATCAAGTCTTTCGAAATGAGTTAATTCTTCATGACTTTTCTTTCCTATTTTTAAGCCTTCTATTGAGTTGATTTTTTCCTTATATTCTTGAGTTTTTTTATCACTTAAATTTTCATTTTCCATAATCATAGATCTTAAATAAAGATCCATTTTTCTAACATCATTTTGCAATGTCTTAATCTCTTCTTCTGAATCAATTAAGATTAAATTTGCAGCAACTTCTTGTTCTAAATTATTGAATCATTTTTGCAAAATTCTTATTATATTTATTAAATCATTTTTAAC harbors:
- the thiI gene encoding tRNA uracil 4-sulfurtransferase ThiI, with amino-acid sequence MYTKILIRYGELTLKGENKKDFIKTLKDNLLLYIKKDELKVEFDRAFATYSNQNLESLKFIFGISSYSPAIEVETDLEIIKQELVKFAKTKSFNSFAIASRRHDKKFDLTSNELNKVLGEQILKNFKNKSVNLTSPDIKFYIEVRDARTFIFSDYIQGLGGMPVNTAGKVLHLISGGIDSPVAANLLQKRGLKVYFINFITPPQTDKKTVEKVDQIIENLTHYQGNSLLFQINYSKVMNYLSLVSNQKYKITLMRRSFYRIAQNIAKKYEIKALSNGENLAQVASQTLESIHTISQVVDLPIFRPLLTYDKLEIIEKAKAINTFNISLIKACETCELFAPKSPVTRPNIEEALRLEKELDKLSELEDEAINLVEIKKFSLKND